In a genomic window of Flavobacteriales bacterium:
- a CDS encoding very short patch repair endonuclease, with product MPRRSPKPANALVSATMSRIRAKDTKPELIVRACLRSAGLIGYRLHYARAPGRPDIAFVNRKLAVFVHGCFWHGCPHCQPPKPKRNTWYWGPKLERNQERDVEKATALRREGWRVITLWECRIKRAPDAQAARVLRAYDARTAVRRSASRRPRRS from the coding sequence ATGCCGCGCCGAAGTCCGAAGCCAGCCAACGCCCTGGTTAGCGCTACCATGAGCCGGATCAGGGCCAAGGACACCAAGCCTGAGCTGATCGTGCGCGCGTGCCTGCGTTCTGCCGGCCTCATCGGATACCGCTTGCATTATGCCAGAGCGCCTGGCCGGCCCGACATCGCTTTCGTGAACCGCAAGCTCGCTGTTTTCGTGCACGGCTGTTTCTGGCACGGCTGCCCGCATTGCCAGCCGCCCAAGCCCAAGCGCAATACCTGGTACTGGGGGCCGAAGCTGGAGCGCAACCAAGAACGCGACGTCGAGAAGGCGACTGCGCTGCGACGTGAAGGTTGGCGCGTGATCACGCTCTGGGAATGCCGCATCAAGCGCGCTCCTGATGCTCAAGCAGCGCGCGTGCTCAGGGCTTACGACGCCCGGACAGCCGTACGAAGAAGCGCTTCTCGAAGGCCCAGAAGAAGCTGA
- a CDS encoding PKD domain-containing protein, with protein sequence MTMLAPARTLVAFGLWLTVHSQPIGLFAQTYQPNFSDALVMGGWVSPVGATWDANGRLYVWEKRGQVWIVENGVRLPNPLLNISDEVGDWRDHGFLGFALDPNFTTNGHIYGMYAVDRHHLMNHGTGSYNANTNEYYAATIMRITRWTAIGPSFNEVNYGTRQVLVGETRSTGVPLLHESHSTGSLMFGSDGTLLATVGDGASYNVVDVGSSSDTYWSQALVDGIIRPAENVGALRSQMLGSHNGKLLRIDPATGDGIPSNPWYNPAAPRSPQSRTFALGLRNPYRATIKPNSGSTNPVDANPGVIYIGDVQWGTWEDLNVCYEGGMNFGWPLFEGLTPHTGYMNALTANLDVPNPLYDGVNCTIQYLRFQDLLKQDTPIHLNGHPNPCNPAVQIPSAIPTHFHSRPVVDWLHGNQSRCGSFDGNTAVTYDLGASGSPVSGPQFGGNCAVGGPWMAGQNMPAGYQNSTFHGDYASGWIRRFMFNEQNQPVSVHDFATGLGAVVWIGAGPDGCVWYMKYNTNELRRICYTLAVNLPPVAVATQSVQYGPGPLTVNFNAGGSSDPENGALTYLWNFGNGSPNSTLPNPSRTFNAPPGVPTTYTVTLTVTDNIGQTATQQLIVSVNNTPPAVNITSIPLPAFYPVGIDTTFQLQAAVTDPEHGPAQLTYAWRTTLHHNTHTHPEPFDNNVSSSTVISGVGCDGETFFYVVSLTVTDAGGLSTTEQREIHPRCFAIAPTAIVLASASSGESPLAVTFDGTQSYDPGQIVSYAWDFGDGTSSTSPTPSKTFTDTGDHQVTLTVTDNDGLTGTAVKVISVLSFLPPQCPGAAGSLLREFWSNVSGSSVSDLINTPNYPNSPSGSSSLSSFQGPTNFANNYGTRVRGWIVAPQTGNYTFTLTSDDASVLYMSLNAEPQFAQMICNVPGWTNETEYTKYPSQVSNAIPLVAGRYYYVELLQKEGSGGDHFAVRWQTPSNSTRTIVPGNALVRWQNCQPSVRLRVNLQGAYDSAAGLMRDDLRALGLVPLNEPYQALGFPQVGGGGESTTNARLSQSGKNAVVDWVRVELRNKNNPSQVMATRSALLERDGDIVGTDGYARLIFSVAADNYFVAVRHRNHLGVMSQSSIALGPAEAGADFTLGTVPTWGTDARTAFSNGKRGLWCGNVQRDLRLSYIGELNDRDPILTLIGGSNPNSTAMGYHMADVTMDGMVRYIGLGNDRDPILVNIGGSVPTSVRNEQLP encoded by the coding sequence ATGACCATGCTTGCACCCGCCCGTACACTCGTCGCTTTCGGCCTTTGGCTAACGGTGCATTCCCAGCCAATCGGCCTCTTCGCGCAGACCTACCAGCCCAACTTCAGCGATGCCTTGGTGATGGGCGGCTGGGTCTCACCGGTAGGCGCAACTTGGGATGCGAATGGGCGCCTATACGTCTGGGAAAAGCGCGGTCAGGTATGGATCGTTGAGAATGGCGTGCGGCTTCCGAATCCACTGCTCAACATCAGCGATGAGGTAGGGGATTGGCGCGACCACGGATTCCTGGGTTTCGCCTTGGATCCGAATTTCACGACCAATGGGCACATCTACGGCATGTACGCTGTGGATCGGCACCATTTGATGAATCATGGCACGGGCAGCTACAATGCCAACACGAACGAGTACTACGCTGCCACCATCATGCGCATCACGCGATGGACAGCCATCGGACCGAGCTTCAATGAGGTGAACTACGGAACACGGCAGGTGCTGGTGGGAGAGACGCGCTCCACCGGCGTGCCATTGCTGCACGAATCGCACAGCACTGGCTCGCTCATGTTCGGATCAGACGGGACCTTGTTGGCTACCGTAGGCGATGGCGCCAGCTACAACGTGGTGGATGTTGGCAGCAGCAGTGATACCTATTGGTCGCAAGCGCTGGTCGATGGGATCATCCGCCCCGCCGAGAATGTAGGCGCTTTGCGCTCGCAGATGCTGGGAAGCCATAACGGCAAGCTGCTCCGCATCGATCCAGCCACGGGCGACGGCATCCCCAGCAACCCGTGGTACAATCCGGCAGCGCCCCGTTCACCGCAATCGCGCACATTCGCGCTAGGCCTGCGAAATCCTTACCGGGCGACCATTAAGCCCAACAGCGGCAGCACCAACCCGGTCGATGCTAACCCCGGCGTCATCTACATCGGCGATGTGCAATGGGGCACCTGGGAGGACCTGAATGTGTGCTATGAGGGCGGAATGAACTTCGGTTGGCCCCTGTTCGAGGGCCTCACACCGCACACCGGGTACATGAACGCGCTCACGGCCAACCTCGATGTGCCGAATCCGCTCTATGATGGGGTGAACTGCACGATCCAATACCTGCGCTTCCAGGACCTCTTGAAGCAGGACACGCCGATCCACCTCAACGGGCATCCGAATCCGTGCAATCCCGCTGTGCAGATTCCCAGCGCGATTCCGACGCATTTCCACTCAAGGCCCGTGGTCGATTGGCTTCACGGCAACCAGAGCCGATGCGGAAGCTTCGATGGCAATACCGCGGTGACATACGACCTGGGTGCATCCGGCTCACCTGTCTCCGGTCCGCAATTCGGCGGTAACTGCGCTGTGGGTGGGCCCTGGATGGCCGGTCAGAACATGCCAGCGGGCTACCAGAACAGCACCTTCCACGGCGACTACGCGAGCGGCTGGATCCGCCGCTTCATGTTCAATGAGCAGAACCAGCCGGTGAGCGTGCATGATTTCGCAACAGGACTTGGCGCGGTGGTTTGGATCGGTGCCGGTCCCGACGGCTGCGTTTGGTACATGAAGTACAATACCAATGAACTGCGCCGGATCTGCTACACGTTGGCCGTGAACCTGCCTCCTGTGGCGGTGGCCACCCAGAGCGTGCAGTACGGACCAGGCCCGCTAACCGTGAATTTCAACGCGGGCGGCAGCTCCGATCCTGAGAACGGCGCGCTCACATACTTATGGAACTTCGGCAACGGCAGCCCCAACTCGACTCTCCCGAATCCGTCACGGACATTCAATGCGCCGCCCGGCGTGCCCACGACCTACACCGTGACGCTCACGGTCACGGACAACATCGGGCAAACGGCCACTCAGCAGCTGATCGTTTCCGTGAACAACACGCCGCCGGCGGTCAACATCACCAGCATTCCGTTGCCCGCGTTCTATCCAGTGGGCATCGATACCACTTTCCAACTGCAAGCTGCTGTGACCGATCCGGAGCACGGCCCTGCGCAGCTCACCTATGCCTGGCGCACTACGCTTCACCATAACACGCACACGCACCCTGAGCCGTTCGACAACAACGTGAGCTCGAGCACCGTGATCAGCGGTGTGGGCTGCGATGGCGAGACCTTCTTCTACGTGGTGAGCCTGACCGTCACCGATGCTGGCGGGCTGAGCACCACCGAGCAGCGCGAGATTCACCCGCGATGCTTCGCGATAGCACCAACGGCCATCGTCCTGGCCAGCGCCAGCAGTGGTGAATCGCCCCTCGCAGTGACCTTCGACGGCACGCAGAGCTACGATCCCGGGCAGATCGTATCATATGCATGGGATTTCGGTGATGGCACAAGCAGCACAAGCCCTACGCCATCGAAGACCTTCACCGATACCGGCGATCACCAAGTGACGCTAACCGTGACCGATAATGATGGCCTTACCGGCACTGCGGTGAAAGTGATCAGCGTTCTCAGCTTCTTACCGCCGCAATGCCCTGGAGCCGCTGGCAGCCTCTTGCGGGAATTCTGGAGCAACGTATCCGGCAGCAGCGTGAGCGACCTGATCAACACGCCGAACTATCCGAATAGTCCGTCCGGAAGCTCCAGCCTTTCCTCATTCCAAGGGCCAACCAACTTCGCGAACAACTATGGCACGCGCGTGCGCGGCTGGATCGTGGCGCCGCAAACCGGCAACTACACCTTCACCCTCACCAGCGACGATGCCAGCGTGCTCTACATGAGCCTGAATGCTGAGCCGCAGTTCGCGCAGATGATCTGCAACGTGCCCGGCTGGACGAATGAGACCGAATACACCAAATACCCCAGCCAGGTCAGCAACGCGATTCCGTTGGTAGCCGGCCGCTACTACTACGTTGAGCTTCTGCAGAAGGAGGGCAGCGGTGGCGACCATTTCGCGGTGCGCTGGCAGACGCCAAGCAACAGCACGCGCACCATCGTGCCAGGCAATGCCTTGGTGCGATGGCAGAATTGCCAGCCGAGCGTGCGGCTGCGCGTGAACCTCCAAGGGGCTTATGATAGCGCAGCCGGGCTCATGCGCGATGACCTCCGCGCACTGGGCCTTGTGCCGCTGAACGAGCCTTATCAGGCGCTCGGCTTCCCACAGGTCGGCGGGGGAGGGGAGTCCACTACGAACGCGCGCCTTTCGCAGTCCGGCAAGAACGCCGTTGTGGATTGGGTGCGTGTTGAATTGCGGAACAAGAACAACCCATCGCAAGTGATGGCCACGCGCAGCGCGTTGCTTGAGCGCGATGGCGATATCGTTGGCACTGATGGTTACGCACGATTGATCTTCAGCGTAGCGGCGGACAACTACTTCGTCGCCGTACGACACAGGAATCACCTTGGCGTGATGAGCCAGTCAAGCATAGCCTTGGGCCCCGCTGAGGCCGGTGCCGATTTCACATTGGGCACCGTTCCCACGTGGGGGACTGACGCGCGTACCGCTTTCTCCAACGGCAAGCGCGGCCTTTGGTGCGGCAATGTGCAGCGCGATCTCCGCCTCAGCTACATCGGTGAGCTCAACGATCGAGACCCGATCCTCACGCTCATCGGCGGGTCCAACCCGAACAGCACTGCCATGGGCTACCATATGGCCGACGTGACCATGGATGGGATGGTGCGCTACATCGGGCTCGGCAACGACCGCGACCCGATCCTGGTGAACATCGGAGGAAGCGTGCCCACGAGCGTTCGCAACGAGCAGTTGCCCTAG
- a CDS encoding PQQ-dependent sugar dehydrogenase, producing MLLCCLHVCGLHAQTLPAGFVSSLVSDGWFSPVGATWDANGRMYVWEKSGRVWIVENGVRLPSPMLNLIEEVGNWADHGMLGFALDPNFTTNGRIYAMYVVDRHHLINYGTPNYSSLTNDFGTATIGRIVRYTAIGPSFNTVDPASRTVLLGETITTGAPILYNTHGVGTLLFAPDGTLLATIGEGASAATADLGSASESYFAQALNDGIITAAENVGAFRSQLINSFSGKVLRMDPATGDGVPSNPFYDPAQPRAPRSRVWGLGLRNPFRMTHKPGTGSTDPAAGDVGTLFIGDVGWYTWEEMNVCTQAGQNFGWPLFEGLSPAPGYPDVDIENRDAENPLYNGVSCTSRYFRFKDLLKEDTPVHVNGHPNPCDAGQQVPNYIPKFFHSRPSIDWRHGNQSRCGAFNGGNAITFDLDDPLSPVPGPRFGGNAPVAGPWRAWSGFPAQYQNSAFHADYALGWIKRFVYNAQGDIQTVHDFASGLGMISWMGQGPDGCLYYLKYGTGAELRRICNTTTVNLPPVAVATQSVQFGPGPLSVSFTGSGSSDPENGALTYLWNFGDGGSTSSVPNPSRVFNAPAGQPAMFTVTLTVTDNFGLQATKQLIVSVNNTPPLVAITSLNNGATYPVGIDTVFQLTASVTDAQHGPSQLAYAWQTTLVHGNHEHQGPIYSFVSGNMTTNGEGCDGQTYHYRVDLTVTDAHGLTGTASNVLLPRCQAVAPVAIIQASALAGLAPFAVQFDGTGSYDPGTIVSYEWDFGDGTSSTLPAPLKTFLNAGDRTVTLRVTDNDGLIGISTRTISALALQPPQCAGLSGGLTRQVWNNIGGTSIPDLTGHPSYPNSPSSASVITSFQGPANIANNYGTRVRGYLVAPETGTYTFTVTSDDASAVYLSPNAEQVHKQLICSVPGNTLAAEFNKYVTQTSAALQLVAGAYYYVELLHKEGSSNDHFAVYWQTPSNSNRTIVPGSALVQWADCPPGLRLRANLQGPYDAANNLMRDNLRAAGLVPLAQPYSALGYSFVGGGGTETISATRLLETGPNAVVDWVVVELRNKNNPAQVLASKAALLERDGDLAGTDGYARLNFSLPNDDYYVAIRHRNHLAVMSAAPRRLDANEAVLDFTLASTPAYGSQARTTLSNARMALWCGDVNRDGTLKYVGLGNDRDPILQAIGGSLPSATLAGYRLEDVNLSGVVKYTGADNDRDPILVNIGGSVPTSTRAQQLP from the coding sequence ATGCTCTTGTGCTGTTTGCACGTGTGCGGCTTGCACGCCCAAACGCTCCCGGCTGGATTCGTCTCGTCGCTGGTTTCCGATGGCTGGTTCAGCCCGGTAGGCGCCACTTGGGACGCCAATGGCCGCATGTACGTCTGGGAGAAATCGGGCCGGGTGTGGATCGTGGAGAATGGGGTGCGACTGCCATCGCCGATGCTGAACTTGATCGAGGAGGTGGGCAATTGGGCCGATCACGGCATGCTTGGCTTCGCGCTCGACCCGAACTTCACCACCAACGGCCGCATCTACGCGATGTACGTCGTGGATCGGCACCACCTGATCAATTACGGCACGCCGAACTACAGCTCCTTAACCAATGATTTCGGTACGGCCACTATCGGCCGGATCGTCCGCTATACGGCTATCGGTCCGAGCTTCAACACCGTGGATCCTGCAAGCCGAACGGTACTGCTCGGGGAGACCATCACCACCGGGGCGCCCATCCTCTATAACACCCACGGTGTGGGCACATTGCTCTTCGCACCGGATGGCACCCTGCTCGCAACGATCGGGGAAGGCGCCAGCGCGGCTACTGCTGACCTCGGCAGCGCATCGGAGAGCTACTTTGCCCAAGCGCTGAATGATGGCATCATCACCGCTGCGGAGAACGTTGGGGCGTTCCGGTCGCAGCTCATCAATTCGTTCAGCGGGAAGGTGCTGCGCATGGATCCCGCTACGGGCGATGGCGTGCCGAGCAATCCGTTCTACGACCCGGCACAGCCTAGAGCGCCACGTTCACGCGTTTGGGGCCTTGGGCTGCGCAACCCGTTCCGGATGACGCACAAGCCGGGCACCGGGAGCACCGATCCCGCTGCAGGCGATGTCGGAACGCTCTTCATCGGCGATGTGGGCTGGTATACCTGGGAAGAGATGAACGTTTGCACCCAGGCGGGCCAGAACTTCGGCTGGCCGCTCTTCGAGGGCCTCAGCCCTGCGCCTGGATACCCGGACGTGGACATCGAGAACCGCGATGCCGAGAATCCGCTGTACAATGGCGTGAGCTGCACCTCGCGCTATTTCCGCTTCAAGGACCTGTTGAAGGAGGACACGCCTGTGCATGTGAACGGCCATCCGAATCCATGCGACGCAGGCCAACAGGTGCCCAACTACATCCCCAAGTTCTTCCATAGCCGACCCAGCATCGATTGGCGGCACGGCAACCAATCACGATGCGGGGCATTCAATGGCGGCAATGCGATCACGTTCGACCTCGACGATCCGTTATCGCCCGTGCCGGGGCCGCGTTTCGGAGGTAACGCACCTGTGGCAGGTCCATGGCGGGCATGGAGCGGGTTCCCGGCGCAATACCAGAACAGCGCCTTCCACGCGGATTATGCCCTAGGCTGGATCAAGCGCTTCGTGTACAACGCGCAAGGAGATATCCAGACGGTGCATGATTTCGCAAGCGGGTTGGGCATGATCAGCTGGATGGGGCAGGGGCCCGATGGCTGCCTCTACTACCTGAAATACGGAACTGGCGCTGAGCTGCGGCGCATCTGCAACACCACCACAGTGAACCTGCCGCCAGTAGCGGTTGCCACGCAGAGCGTGCAATTCGGTCCAGGACCCTTGAGCGTGAGCTTCACCGGCAGCGGGAGCAGTGATCCGGAGAACGGTGCGCTCACCTATCTCTGGAACTTCGGCGATGGCGGCAGCACGTCGAGCGTCCCGAATCCCTCACGGGTATTCAACGCACCGGCCGGGCAGCCGGCCATGTTCACCGTAACGCTTACGGTCACGGACAACTTTGGGCTGCAGGCCACGAAACAGCTCATCGTGAGCGTGAATAACACTCCGCCTTTGGTCGCCATTACCAGCCTCAACAATGGCGCAACCTACCCGGTGGGGATTGATACTGTATTCCAGCTGACCGCCTCCGTGACCGACGCGCAGCATGGGCCCTCCCAACTCGCCTATGCCTGGCAGACCACCTTGGTGCATGGGAACCACGAGCATCAAGGGCCGATCTATTCGTTCGTGAGCGGGAACATGACGACCAATGGTGAAGGCTGCGACGGGCAGACCTACCATTACCGCGTTGACCTCACGGTGACCGATGCCCATGGGCTTACCGGAACAGCCAGCAATGTGCTCTTGCCGCGGTGCCAGGCCGTAGCCCCGGTAGCGATCATCCAAGCATCTGCCCTGGCCGGCCTCGCTCCTTTCGCCGTGCAATTCGATGGAACCGGCTCCTACGACCCCGGGACAATCGTGAGCTATGAATGGGACTTCGGCGATGGCACGAGCAGTACATTGCCTGCACCGCTGAAGACCTTTTTGAACGCCGGGGACCGTACCGTGACCTTGCGGGTGACGGATAATGATGGCCTTATCGGCATCTCCACGCGCACCATCAGCGCATTGGCCTTGCAGCCGCCGCAATGCGCCGGGCTCTCAGGCGGTTTGACCCGCCAGGTCTGGAACAACATCGGCGGCACCAGCATCCCGGACCTCACCGGGCATCCGAGCTACCCGAACAGCCCTTCAAGCGCCAGTGTGATCACCAGCTTCCAAGGCCCTGCCAACATCGCCAACAACTATGGCACGCGCGTACGCGGCTACCTCGTGGCGCCCGAGACCGGGACCTATACTTTCACGGTGACCAGCGACGATGCCAGCGCTGTTTATCTCAGCCCGAATGCAGAGCAGGTCCACAAGCAGCTCATCTGCTCCGTGCCGGGCAACACGCTTGCTGCCGAGTTCAACAAATATGTTACCCAAACCAGCGCAGCGTTGCAGCTGGTAGCTGGTGCGTATTACTACGTGGAACTCCTGCACAAAGAAGGCTCCTCCAACGATCACTTCGCCGTTTACTGGCAGACCCCCTCGAACAGCAATCGCACGATCGTGCCAGGAAGCGCGCTGGTGCAATGGGCGGATTGCCCGCCGGGATTGCGTTTACGGGCCAACCTGCAAGGGCCCTATGATGCTGCCAACAATCTCATGCGCGACAATCTGCGCGCTGCGGGCTTGGTGCCGCTTGCGCAGCCCTATTCTGCGCTCGGGTACAGCTTCGTTGGCGGCGGAGGAACAGAAACCATCAGCGCCACGAGGCTTTTGGAAACCGGCCCTAACGCCGTTGTCGATTGGGTCGTGGTCGAACTGCGCAACAAGAATAATCCCGCGCAGGTGCTTGCTTCAAAGGCCGCATTGCTTGAACGTGATGGAGATCTTGCGGGAACCGATGGATATGCTCGCCTCAATTTCAGTTTGCCCAACGACGACTACTACGTGGCCATCAGGCACCGCAACCACTTGGCGGTGATGTCTGCAGCCCCGCGACGGCTCGATGCGAATGAGGCCGTGCTCGATTTCACCCTGGCCAGCACGCCTGCATACGGTTCGCAGGCGAGGACGACGCTTTCCAATGCGCGCATGGCTCTCTGGTGCGGCGATGTGAACCGGGACGGCACCTTGAAGTATGTGGGCTTGGGCAACGACCGGGACCCGATCCTTCAGGCAATCGGCGGATCGCTGCCCTCGGCCACGCTTGCAGGCTATCGTTTGGAGGATGTGAACCTAAGCGGCGTGGTCAAATACACCGGTGCGGATAACGACCGCGACCCGATTCTGGTCAACATCGGGGGAAGCGTGCCCACGAGCACCCGGGCGCAGCAGTTGCCCTAG
- a CDS encoding PA0069 family radical SAM protein, protein MATAGKSVKGRGAADQPANRFLRNSYGIVHPEGIDEPLDDARPTRYLLEEPRTIVNRVNSPDLPFVYSLNPYQGCEHGCAYCYARPTHEYWGYSAGLDFEQVILVKRNAPELLRQKLMSQRWEAHPISISGATDPYQPKERVEGLTRRLLEVALEFKQPVSLITKNALVLRDKDLLAELAIQGLASVAISITTLNEDLRRIMEPRTSTAANRLRAITELRAAGVPVMAMLAPVIPALNEPEIPELIKAAAAAGALTASYTVLRTNGAVRPIFEAWLRSHFPDRAEKVLAQTRELHGGDVSDSVAGRRMRGQGAYATSINRMFSVLRLRHFGDSGMPALRCDLFKRPPQGQLGLFDYPGA, encoded by the coding sequence ATGGCCACTGCTGGGAAATCCGTCAAAGGACGCGGGGCGGCCGATCAACCGGCCAATCGCTTCTTGCGCAACAGCTACGGCATCGTGCATCCTGAAGGCATCGATGAGCCGCTGGACGACGCGCGCCCGACGCGCTATCTGCTCGAGGAGCCCCGCACCATCGTGAACCGGGTGAACAGCCCCGACCTGCCCTTCGTGTACAGCTTGAATCCGTACCAAGGCTGTGAGCATGGATGCGCCTATTGCTATGCGCGGCCCACGCACGAGTATTGGGGCTACAGCGCCGGGCTGGATTTCGAGCAGGTGATCCTGGTGAAGCGCAATGCGCCGGAGTTGCTGCGACAGAAATTGATGAGCCAGCGCTGGGAGGCGCATCCCATCAGCATCAGTGGAGCAACGGACCCGTACCAACCGAAGGAGCGCGTGGAAGGGCTCACCCGCCGGTTGCTCGAAGTGGCGCTGGAGTTCAAGCAGCCGGTTTCGTTGATCACCAAGAACGCGCTGGTACTGCGTGATAAGGACCTGCTCGCGGAGTTGGCCATTCAAGGCCTGGCCTCCGTGGCCATCAGCATCACAACATTGAACGAGGATCTGCGGCGTATCATGGAGCCGCGCACCAGCACAGCTGCCAATCGGCTTCGGGCAATCACCGAATTGCGCGCAGCCGGGGTGCCCGTGATGGCGATGCTGGCACCGGTCATCCCAGCCTTGAATGAACCAGAGATACCGGAATTGATCAAAGCCGCTGCAGCGGCCGGCGCGCTCACAGCAAGCTATACGGTACTGCGCACCAACGGTGCCGTTCGGCCGATCTTCGAAGCTTGGCTGCGGTCGCATTTCCCCGATCGTGCGGAAAAGGTGCTGGCGCAGACCCGTGAGCTGCATGGCGGCGATGTTTCGGATAGCGTTGCTGGCCGCCGCATGCGAGGGCAGGGGGCTTATGCAACCAGCATCAACAGGATGTTCAGCGTGCTGCGCTTGCGCCATTTCGGCGATTCGGGGATGCCAGCGCTGCGTTGCGACCTGTTCAAAAGACCGCCCCAAGGCCAACTCGGCTTGTTCGATTATCCCGGGGCGTGA
- a CDS encoding PD40 domain-containing protein → MRLALIALITALVQCSRAKHIVAPDAPDDAVTGWDSTLIHPDERHFKRLKKLTFGGDNAEAYWSFDGQRLVFQSTNPAWGESCDQIHVFNPFTDDLRAKRPALISVKGGRTTCSYFMPNGKEVLYASTHEHNAACPAVPERRADGKYVWPIYASFDIHVADLNGKLLRKLTETPGYDAEATVSPKGDRIVFTSMRDGDLDLYTMKLDGTDVRRVTSTLGYDGGAFFSPDGSKLLWRASRMRTAAEEEEYRALLKEGLVMPTNMELWVANADGTDARQITSLGQANWAPYWHPDGKRVLFASNHLSKRGFPFTLFMINADGTGLEQVSHGDTFDAFPVFSPDGRYLVFSSNRNNGGTRETNLFLAEWAD, encoded by the coding sequence ATGCGCCTCGCCCTTATCGCCCTCATCACCGCACTGGTGCAATGCTCTAGAGCGAAGCACATCGTGGCTCCCGATGCTCCCGACGATGCTGTAACTGGCTGGGACAGCACCTTGATCCATCCGGATGAGCGGCACTTCAAGCGGTTGAAGAAACTCACCTTCGGTGGCGATAACGCTGAGGCGTATTGGAGCTTCGATGGCCAACGTCTCGTGTTCCAGAGCACCAACCCGGCTTGGGGAGAGAGCTGCGACCAGATCCATGTGTTCAATCCGTTCACCGATGACCTTCGCGCAAAGCGGCCTGCGCTCATCAGCGTGAAAGGCGGCCGCACCACGTGCAGCTACTTCATGCCCAACGGCAAGGAGGTGCTATACGCCAGCACGCACGAGCACAACGCCGCCTGTCCAGCCGTTCCCGAGCGCCGGGCCGATGGGAAGTACGTATGGCCCATCTATGCGAGCTTCGACATCCATGTGGCGGACCTGAACGGGAAACTGCTCCGCAAGCTCACGGAAACACCAGGTTATGATGCGGAAGCGACCGTTTCGCCTAAAGGCGACCGGATCGTGTTCACCAGCATGCGCGACGGCGACCTTGATCTCTACACCATGAAGCTCGATGGCACTGATGTCCGGCGCGTTACCAGCACGCTCGGTTACGATGGCGGCGCATTCTTCAGCCCCGATGGCAGCAAATTGCTCTGGCGCGCATCGCGCATGCGCACCGCGGCTGAAGAAGAGGAGTACCGGGCCTTGCTGAAGGAAGGCCTTGTGATGCCCACCAACATGGAGCTCTGGGTTGCCAACGCCGACGGGACCGACGCCCGGCAGATCACCTCTCTTGGCCAGGCGAACTGGGCGCCCTATTGGCACCCCGACGGCAAGCGAGTCCTTTTCGCCAGCAACCACCTCAGCAAGCGCGGATTCCCGTTCACCCTGTTCATGATCAACGCCGACGGCACTGGCCTAGAGCAGGTGAGCCATGGCGATACCTTCGATGCATTCCCGGTGTTCAGTCCCGATGGGCGCTATCTGGTGTTCAGCAGCAACCGCAACAATGGCGGCACACGGGAGACGAACCTCTTCCTGGCCGAGTGGGCCGATTGA
- a CDS encoding phosphatase PAP2 family protein, whose amino-acid sequence MADEKRTVRMFMAIWAMLFSLGAVWSILGDKFEMHRAMNAWHSPVPDRFFALFTHLADGLVPTALALLLLIVSTWRSFLLMGLSCGLSALVAQALKHGPFSHLDRPSMFREQLGDLSWVAGIDLHSHHSFPSGHATAAFSMCFALAVILARHRLGAGLALFAALLGYARVYLSQHFLQDVATGSAIGTIVAWAVYQMLYRSAWSRAAWLSRRPFRAGLE is encoded by the coding sequence ATGGCCGACGAGAAACGAACGGTTCGGATGTTCATGGCGATTTGGGCCATGCTCTTCTCCCTTGGGGCAGTGTGGTCTATTCTCGGAGATAAGTTCGAGATGCATCGCGCCATGAACGCGTGGCACAGCCCTGTTCCGGATCGGTTCTTCGCTTTGTTCACGCATTTGGCTGATGGCCTGGTGCCCACCGCATTGGCCCTGCTGCTCTTGATTGTCAGCACTTGGCGATCGTTCCTGCTCATGGGCTTGAGCTGCGGACTGAGTGCATTGGTAGCCCAGGCCTTGAAGCATGGCCCTTTCAGTCATCTGGATCGGCCAAGCATGTTCCGCGAGCAGCTCGGGGACCTGTCGTGGGTCGCTGGAATCGACCTGCACAGTCACCATAGCTTCCCGAGTGGGCATGCGACAGCAGCCTTCAGCATGTGCTTCGCACTGGCGGTGATCCTTGCACGGCACCGGCTGGGGGCTGGGCTCGCCCTGTTCGCTGCCCTGCTCGGCTATGCGCGTGTTTACCTCTCGCAGCACTTCCTGCAAGATGTGGCCACGGGCTCAGCCATCGGCACCATCGTGGCATGGGCGGTTTACCAAATGCTTTACAGGAGCGCATGGTCGCGCGCGGCCTGGCTGTCGCGGCGCCCGTTCCGAGCAGGGCTGGAATGA
- a CDS encoding prolipoprotein diacylglyceryl transferase, which translates to MQRLAKRWGVSSARVGIILLVFALTGFTVMFLKKPLVAWASGDAGDPPLLFTVLYYILILPVYNALLLIYGALLGQFSFFWAFEKRFFVRLSGRRKP; encoded by the coding sequence GTGCAGCGCTTAGCGAAACGGTGGGGCGTGTCCTCAGCGCGCGTCGGAATCATCCTGCTGGTCTTCGCCCTCACCGGTTTCACGGTCATGTTCCTTAAAAAGCCCTTGGTGGCTTGGGCCAGTGGCGATGCCGGCGACCCTCCGCTGCTGTTCACGGTGCTCTATTACATCCTGATCCTGCCCGTGTACAATGCCCTGCTGCTCATCTACGGCGCGTTACTCGGTCAGTTCAGCTTCTTCTGGGCCTTCGAGAAGCGCTTCTTCGTACGGCTGTCCGGGCGTCGTAAGCCCTGA